The Oncorhynchus masou masou isolate Uvic2021 chromosome 4, UVic_Omas_1.1, whole genome shotgun sequence DNA segment AGTCTATGGGCCATTTTCTTTAAAGAGCCACTACAAACTTCAGCTAAAATCAAATGGGGGCAATTTACCAAATTGAATGGccaaatcaaatgaaataaaCTCAATATTTGATTAAAGTTAATTAAAGGTTATttggccatttaaaaaaaaacattgcatgGTTGCCCCTAGCCAGTTTGTAGTGGCTGtttaaagacaaaacaaaacatggaTAACAGTCTATCTTATAGACTACTTTCAAGGTGAGGAAAAATCAAGTTGTAAAATACTGAACTTCCCCTTTAAAACTTCCAAATATATAATCTCTATCTCTATTCTCTTCCTGCTCTCACTGTGACTTGGTTGGTCCAGTTATCTGCAGTTTGGACCTAAAGTCTGGTTTAAACACCAGCCTTGTGACCAACCTTGTCCTGCGCAAACCTTTCCTGCATAAATCCAAAAGGCGCCCCATCAGCAGGAGACCTGTGAGACGGTTTGGGCACAAACGTCCAGTTAGAGATGTTGAGTCAAAGGAAGATCGAGTCAGTTCTGAGGGAGAAGAGGACAAGCCTAGACCTACAGGAAAGCCTGGGGGAATGAAACCCAAACCTACCGGCAAAACAGAGGGAGTGAGCCCAAGATCAGAGGGGCCTGAAGTGAAGAGGATGAGACCAGGGAGTCCTGCGAGAGGAAGGAACAAGCGTGAGGCCGAGGAGTGCGCTGGTGATAAGGAAGAACATGACAAAGTTGAGGTGCAAGAAAGCAAAGCGGCTGAGGTGGAAGAGTTTTGCGGCTATGAGGACGAGGGTGATGAAGACGAGGTTGACGATGATGAGCTAGACGAGGAGAACCTGGAAGAGTTAGAGGCGGAGCTGGACGAGCAAGAAGGAGAGGAAccgaaagagagagtggggaacaGGAAGAAGAGACACATCCCAAAGCAGTTCAGAGGTCCCGGACAGAGCCGCAAGCCACCGCCACATAAGCCGAAGCGCAAGCCATTCAAGCCGACCAAGACCCTGTCCTTCAGCTTTTTCGGTCTCTTCCAGCTGAGCAATCGCCTCGCCTGCGTCTCCTCCAACACCACTCGCTCTCTCAATCTCTGTAAGACAGAGTGCCGCTGTGAGTACAAACATCTTTCCTTAGCCTGTTTAGCAGAATGTCAACAAATGcctgcatgtatgtatgtacagtacatgtatgtatgtatgaaagAATGAATAGGCCTACATGATTGAGTGAGTAAATGAATGAACGCCAGGCTTGTGATCATGTCAAACCCTTATGTTGGTGTtcaacaacacacctccaggtacTGCTGTTTTAAAA contains these protein-coding regions:
- the LOC135522429 gene encoding histone-lysine N-methyltransferase SETD1B-like; this encodes MKLELLVVLAVAALVPSLSEGLLLSKCELKPKLTEAADQFNLTEKIAAKGIELDNALAKIICSLDLKSGLNTSLVTNLVLRKPFLHKSKRRPISRRPVRRFGHKRPVRDVESKEDRVSSEGEEDKPRPTGKPGGMKPKPTGKTEGVSPRSEGPEVKRMRPGSPARGRNKREAEECAGDKEEHDKVEVQESKAAEVEEFCGYEDEGDEDEVDDDELDEENLEELEAELDEQEGEEPKERVGNRKKRHIPKQFRGPGQSRKPPPHKPKRKPFKPTKTLSFSFFGLFQLSNRLACVSSNTTRSLNLCKTECRSFVDDDIRDDIACFVKSRAWMKALKSPWKCAKLQASEYFECDQPLNSTMSTLSVTNHLTVL